The following proteins are co-located in the Alkalidesulfovibrio alkalitolerans DSM 16529 genome:
- the infB gene encoding translation initiation factor IF-2, translated as MGSIKVRDLAADLGVSYKEILQVLRDLDIQVKSQVSTLEDDEAKLVRQRLAQGVTVTEVIKEVQPGVVRRRRKKVLPSGTEEAGEAAETPIEETPLEVEVAPPVEEPVAPETAESDISAEGDEDRELREAAARDAEFPEFAEPEPEKTPAKIKERFARVIAPVKAPEAEAPAVQAAESDVSASEAASDAAGQTAPEASEEKPVLEAEETGERETAEETPAEAEAKVEAETPAETEVPSEERADADARGRKKDKDKKKEKFSGPQVRIISRPDPAAAKPAPKPAPRPAAPGTPGAPAGDDARAPRRDRRVVEFRNTPAPEAPRPAAPARPTDGKGKKGKKGKREHPGASRREDMAPKHLMQPRRGQQPVAQPQTTQPMKAAKRKLRIEDAIRVGDMAHQMGVKAPEIIRVLMGLGVLATINQSLDIETAGVVATEFGYEVEKVGFSEETFLIPSETDKPEDMKPRPPVVTIMGHVDHGKTSLLDAIRSSDVTAGEAGGITQHIGAYHVQTARGEVVFLDTPGHEAFTAMRARGAKVTDIVVLVVAADDGVMEQTREAINHSKAAGVPLVVAVNKMDKEGANPDRVKRELSELGMMPEEWGGETIYAYVSAKQRQGLDELLEMILLQAEVLELKANPDKPARGHIVEAKLDKGRGSLGTLLISEGTLRQGDAFVCGLQWGKVRAMFNDQGKKIKKAGPAMPVEVQGFDGLPEAGDEFVCVADEKVARRIADERQMKQRERELAKESKVTLESFLKSKPDQDVKTLNLVVKTDVQGSLEAIADALAKASTEKVKINIIHSGAGAITESDILLASASEAIIIGFNVRPNAKVKDVADQQHVEIRFYDIIYKLVGEIRDAMAGMLAPVISENYLGQAEVRELYHISRIGTIAGCGVIDGKIRRDAKIRLIRDGVVVHTGEMSSLKRFKDDVKEVSKGYECGITINNYNDIKTGDIIEAFEFVESAATL; from the coding sequence ATGGGAAGCATCAAGGTGCGGGATCTCGCCGCCGATCTCGGCGTCAGCTACAAGGAGATCCTTCAGGTGCTCCGCGACCTGGATATCCAGGTCAAGAGCCAGGTCAGCACCCTTGAGGACGATGAGGCGAAGCTCGTTCGCCAGCGGCTCGCGCAGGGCGTGACCGTGACCGAAGTCATCAAGGAAGTGCAGCCCGGCGTGGTGCGCCGCCGCCGCAAGAAGGTCCTGCCCTCCGGAACCGAGGAGGCCGGCGAAGCTGCCGAGACGCCCATCGAGGAGACCCCGCTCGAAGTCGAGGTCGCGCCTCCCGTCGAGGAGCCCGTCGCCCCCGAGACCGCCGAGAGCGACATCTCGGCCGAAGGCGACGAGGACCGTGAGTTGCGCGAGGCCGCTGCACGCGACGCTGAGTTTCCCGAATTCGCCGAGCCCGAGCCGGAAAAAACCCCGGCCAAGATCAAGGAGCGCTTCGCGCGCGTCATCGCTCCGGTGAAAGCGCCCGAAGCCGAAGCTCCCGCCGTCCAGGCGGCCGAAAGCGACGTCTCCGCGTCCGAGGCCGCGAGCGACGCAGCCGGACAGACGGCCCCTGAAGCGAGCGAGGAAAAGCCCGTGCTTGAGGCCGAAGAGACCGGGGAGCGCGAAACTGCCGAAGAGACGCCTGCCGAAGCCGAGGCAAAAGTCGAGGCCGAAACTCCGGCCGAAACCGAGGTTCCTTCCGAGGAGCGTGCCGACGCCGATGCACGGGGCCGCAAGAAAGACAAGGACAAGAAAAAGGAAAAATTCTCCGGGCCGCAGGTGCGCATCATCTCCAGGCCCGACCCGGCGGCGGCCAAACCCGCTCCCAAGCCCGCTCCCAGACCCGCCGCGCCCGGTACGCCCGGTGCGCCCGCGGGCGACGACGCGCGGGCCCCGCGCCGCGACCGCCGCGTGGTCGAGTTCCGCAACACGCCCGCGCCCGAGGCGCCGCGCCCGGCCGCCCCGGCCCGTCCCACCGACGGCAAGGGCAAGAAAGGTAAGAAGGGCAAGCGCGAGCATCCGGGAGCTTCTCGCCGCGAGGACATGGCGCCCAAGCATCTGATGCAGCCGCGCCGCGGCCAGCAGCCCGTGGCGCAGCCGCAGACCACGCAGCCCATGAAGGCCGCCAAGCGCAAGCTCAGGATCGAGGACGCCATCCGCGTGGGCGACATGGCCCATCAGATGGGCGTCAAGGCCCCGGAGATCATCCGCGTGCTCATGGGCCTGGGCGTGCTCGCGACCATCAACCAGTCGCTCGATATCGAGACCGCCGGAGTAGTGGCCACCGAGTTCGGCTACGAGGTCGAGAAGGTCGGCTTCTCCGAGGAGACCTTCCTGATCCCCTCCGAGACGGACAAGCCCGAGGACATGAAGCCCAGGCCGCCGGTCGTGACCATCATGGGCCACGTGGACCACGGCAAGACCTCGCTGCTCGACGCCATCCGCAGCTCCGACGTGACCGCCGGCGAAGCGGGCGGCATCACGCAGCACATCGGCGCCTACCACGTCCAGACTGCGCGCGGCGAAGTCGTCTTCCTCGACACCCCGGGCCACGAGGCCTTCACCGCCATGCGCGCCCGAGGCGCCAAGGTCACGGACATCGTGGTCCTGGTCGTGGCGGCCGACGACGGCGTCATGGAGCAGACCCGCGAGGCCATCAACCACTCCAAGGCCGCGGGCGTTCCGCTCGTCGTGGCTGTGAACAAGATGGACAAGGAAGGGGCCAACCCCGACCGTGTCAAGCGCGAACTCTCCGAACTGGGAATGATGCCCGAGGAGTGGGGCGGCGAGACGATCTATGCCTACGTTTCGGCCAAACAACGCCAGGGGCTCGACGAGCTTCTGGAGATGATCCTCCTGCAGGCCGAGGTCCTGGAACTCAAGGCCAACCCCGACAAGCCCGCGCGCGGTCACATCGTCGAGGCCAAACTCGATAAGGGACGCGGCTCGCTGGGCACGCTGCTCATCTCGGAAGGCACCCTGCGCCAGGGCGACGCCTTCGTTTGCGGCCTGCAATGGGGCAAGGTCCGCGCCATGTTCAACGACCAGGGCAAAAAGATCAAGAAGGCCGGCCCGGCCATGCCGGTCGAGGTGCAGGGCTTCGACGGCCTGCCCGAGGCAGGCGACGAGTTCGTCTGCGTGGCCGACGAAAAGGTCGCCCGCCGCATCGCCGACGAACGGCAGATGAAGCAGCGCGAGCGCGAACTGGCCAAGGAGTCCAAGGTTACCCTGGAATCCTTCCTCAAGTCCAAACCCGACCAGGACGTCAAGACCCTAAACCTCGTGGTCAAAACCGACGTGCAGGGCTCGCTCGAAGCCATCGCCGACGCCCTGGCCAAGGCCAGCACCGAGAAGGTCAAGATCAACATCATCCACTCGGGCGCCGGCGCCATCACCGAATCCGATATCCTGCTCGCCTCGGCCTCCGAGGCCATCATCATCGGCTTCAACGTGCGGCCGAACGCCAAGGTCAAGGACGTGGCCGACCAGCAGCACGTGGAAATCCGCTTCTACGACATCATCTACAAGCTGGTGGGCGAAATCAGGGACGCCATGGCGGGCATGCTCGCCCCGGTCATCTCCGAGAACTACCTGGGCCAGGCCGAGGTGCGCGAACTCTACCACATTTCGCGCATCGGCACGATCGCGGGTTGTGGCGTCATCGACGGCAAGATCCGGCGCGACGCCAAAATCCGCCTTATCCGCGACGGCGTGGTCGTGCACACGGGCGAGATGAGCTCGCTCAAGCGCTTCAAGGACGACGTCAAGGAAGTCTCCAAGGGCTACGAGTGCGGCATCACCATCAACAACTACAACGACATCAAGACGGGCGACATCATCGAGGCCTTCGAATTCGTCGAATCCGCGGCCACCTTGTAG
- the rbfA gene encoding 30S ribosome-binding factor RbfA produces MKHATSRRADRAGDLIMREIARLLAEEVADPRLELVTVSGVRLNADFSVALVLLTYSGGPERHKQVHEALDRARGFLRSRLGKALKMKKIPELRFQDDEFLEEMVYERRP; encoded by the coding sequence ATGAAACACGCAACCTCCCGCCGCGCCGACCGCGCGGGCGACCTGATCATGCGCGAGATCGCGCGCCTTCTGGCCGAGGAAGTGGCCGACCCGCGCCTCGAACTGGTCACGGTCAGCGGCGTGCGCCTGAACGCGGATTTTTCCGTGGCTTTGGTGCTGCTCACCTATTCTGGAGGGCCTGAGCGCCACAAGCAGGTCCACGAGGCCCTTGACCGGGCCAGGGGTTTTCTGCGCTCGCGCCTGGGCAAGGCTCTGAAGATGAAGAAAATTCCCGAACTGCGCTTCCAGGACGACGAGTTCCTTGAGGAAATGGTCTATGAGCGCCGTCCGTGA
- the flgF gene encoding flagellar basal-body rod protein FlgF, whose protein sequence is MQDSMYSALFGALSNEHRLNVIANNLANVNTTGYKQDQVTFADTFLRFAHDYILDSKPFLRADPLWPEPSVMAKPRLADQYTDHTQGSLRVTGNPLDLALQGDGFFRVQNPQTGEMFLTRNGNFGLDADGQIVDGNGNLLMAGGGPVTVPLSATVLIDHAGNVRAGEQELGQIDVVTVPDPARLEKIGNNLFRAPEGEEEIEAGLAVAAEEAEQMIVRATVNQGYLEASNVEVVTEMVRMIAANRSFEAYSKIMQGTDTIDKRVIAVASKA, encoded by the coding sequence ATGCAAGACAGCATGTACAGCGCCTTGTTCGGGGCTTTGTCCAACGAACACCGTTTGAACGTCATCGCCAATAACTTGGCGAATGTGAACACCACGGGCTACAAGCAGGATCAAGTGACCTTCGCGGACACCTTCCTGCGCTTCGCCCACGACTACATTCTCGATTCCAAGCCGTTTTTGCGGGCCGATCCCCTGTGGCCCGAGCCTTCGGTGATGGCCAAGCCCCGCCTCGCCGACCAATACACGGACCACACCCAGGGATCGCTACGCGTGACGGGAAACCCGCTGGATTTGGCGCTGCAAGGGGACGGTTTCTTCCGGGTGCAGAACCCGCAGACCGGGGAGATGTTTCTGACCCGCAACGGCAACTTCGGTCTCGACGCGGACGGTCAGATCGTTGACGGCAACGGCAACCTGCTCATGGCGGGCGGCGGTCCCGTCACCGTTCCGCTTTCCGCCACGGTGCTCATCGATCACGCTGGCAACGTGCGCGCGGGCGAGCAGGAGCTCGGCCAGATCGACGTGGTCACGGTGCCCGACCCGGCTCGGCTGGAAAAGATCGGCAACAACCTCTTCCGCGCTCCCGAGGGGGAGGAGGAGATCGAGGCCGGGCTCGCAGTGGCCGCCGAGGAGGCCGAACAGATGATCGTCAGGGCCACGGTCAACCAGGGATATCTCGAAGCCTCCAATGTGGAGGTGGTCACGGAAATGGTGCGCATGATCGCGGCCAACCGTTCGTTCGAGGCCTACAGCAAGATCATGCAGGGCACGGATACGATCGACAAACGCGTCATCGCCGTGGCCTCGAAGGCATAG
- the rimP gene encoding ribosome maturation factor RimP yields the protein MDTTNLADTLERLIAPVVAGLGLELYGLELVGGEGQLIVRVYIEREGGVTIDDCATVSRHIGLLLDVEDPIPGRYALEVSSPGLERPLFTPAQAASHVGATVEVRLHAPLPDVPGRRNFKGELTGVNGDTMHVAVDGVSYALPFSHVAKCRLRITDWDAVKKGAHS from the coding sequence ATGGATACCACGAATCTCGCTGACACTCTCGAAAGGCTCATCGCCCCCGTGGTCGCGGGCCTGGGCCTTGAACTCTACGGCCTGGAACTCGTCGGCGGCGAGGGCCAGTTGATCGTGCGCGTCTACATCGAGCGCGAGGGTGGCGTGACAATCGACGACTGCGCCACGGTCAGCAGACACATCGGCCTCCTGCTCGACGTCGAGGACCCCATCCCGGGGCGCTACGCGCTGGAAGTGTCCTCGCCGGGCCTGGAGAGACCCCTGTTCACTCCGGCCCAGGCCGCGTCCCACGTGGGCGCCACGGTCGAGGTGCGGCTGCACGCGCCCCTTCCCGACGTGCCGGGCCGCCGCAATTTCAAAGGAGAACTGACCGGGGTGAACGGCGACACGATGCATGTCGCGGTGGACGGCGTGAGCTACGCCCTGCCCTTTTCCCACGTGGCCAAATGCCGCCTGCGCATCACCGACTGGGACGCGGTCAAGAAAGGCGCGCATTCCTGA
- a CDS encoding DUF448 domain-containing protein, with protein sequence MVCRGRFEKWSLMRYVCPDTPDGQLRFDPRQRLAGRGFYCCGRRECQARLPALKGWRKKCKGVF encoded by the coding sequence ATGGTCTGCCGGGGGCGTTTTGAAAAATGGAGTCTTATGCGCTACGTCTGCCCGGACACGCCTGACGGCCAACTGCGATTCGATCCGCGGCAACGGCTTGCGGGAAGAGGCTTTTACTGTTGCGGGCGTCGGGAGTGCCAGGCGCGGCTGCCTGCCCTGAAGGGCTGGCGGAAGAAATGCAAGGGGGTTTTTTGA
- the nusA gene encoding transcription termination factor NusA, whose product MSTELKKAIDQISKDRGIDRDLLVDTLEEAVRTSVLRKYGEHIDVEVSFNDDTGEIEVFQFKVVVDEVEDELTEIALEDAKAHDPNVQIDDDLGFKLEIHDLGRIAAQSAKQVIIQRMRDAEQEIIYEEYKDRIGEIVSGIIQRRDRTGWIINLGRTEALLPKEEQIPKERYKRGDRVQGYVINVLKEGRGPQVLISRSHPDYMTALFKREVPEVSDGTVRIMGVARDPGSRAKVAVMSRDRDVDPVGACVGIRGSRIQAVVQEFRGERIDIVVWKPDIADYARNALSPALITRITVDEEDKLLEVVVPDDQLTLAIGRKGQNVKLASKLLGWKIDIFTETRYGELHVARESMEQVAAVAEMPVERFLNAGFETLEQLLEADDEALLAITGMSEEKLGHVRGAVRLLMPSKPLEPEESLEESGEMGEEPVQTETSDGKPAATEEAATDKDDVQ is encoded by the coding sequence ATGAGCACCGAACTCAAAAAGGCCATCGATCAGATCAGCAAGGATCGCGGCATCGACCGCGACCTCCTCGTGGACACGCTTGAGGAGGCCGTCCGCACCTCGGTCCTGCGCAAATACGGCGAGCACATCGACGTCGAAGTCTCCTTCAACGACGATACCGGCGAAATCGAAGTCTTCCAATTCAAGGTCGTGGTGGACGAGGTCGAAGACGAACTGACCGAGATCGCCCTTGAGGACGCCAAGGCGCACGACCCCAACGTCCAGATCGACGACGATCTGGGCTTCAAGCTCGAAATCCACGATCTGGGACGCATCGCAGCGCAAAGCGCCAAGCAGGTCATCATCCAGCGCATGCGCGACGCCGAACAGGAAATCATCTACGAGGAATACAAAGACCGCATCGGCGAGATCGTCTCTGGCATCATCCAGCGCCGCGACCGCACCGGGTGGATCATCAACCTCGGCCGCACCGAGGCCCTGCTCCCCAAGGAGGAGCAGATCCCCAAGGAACGCTACAAGCGCGGCGACCGCGTGCAGGGCTACGTGATCAACGTCCTCAAGGAAGGCCGCGGTCCGCAGGTTCTCATCTCCCGTTCGCACCCCGACTACATGACCGCGCTGTTCAAGCGCGAGGTGCCTGAGGTCTCCGACGGCACAGTGCGTATCATGGGCGTGGCGCGCGATCCGGGCAGCCGGGCCAAGGTGGCCGTGATGTCGCGCGACCGCGACGTCGATCCCGTGGGCGCGTGCGTGGGCATCCGGGGCAGCCGCATCCAGGCCGTGGTCCAAGAATTCAGGGGCGAGCGCATCGACATCGTAGTCTGGAAGCCCGACATCGCCGACTATGCGCGCAACGCCCTCTCCCCGGCGCTGATCACGCGCATCACCGTGGACGAGGAGGACAAGCTCCTCGAAGTGGTGGTTCCCGACGACCAGCTCACCCTGGCCATCGGCCGCAAAGGGCAAAACGTCAAACTGGCCTCCAAACTCCTGGGCTGGAAGATCGACATCTTCACCGAGACCCGCTACGGCGAGTTGCACGTGGCCCGCGAGTCTATGGAGCAGGTGGCGGCCGTGGCGGAAATGCCGGTGGAACGCTTCCTGAACGCCGGGTTCGAGACCCTCGAACAGCTTCTCGAAGCCGACGACGAGGCCCTTTTGGCCATCACCGGAATGAGCGAGGAAAAGCTCGGCCATGTGCGTGGCGCGGTGCGCCTGCTCATGCCGAGCAAGCCCCTGGAGCCGGAAGAATCCCTGGAGGAATCGGGGGAGATGGGCGAGGAGCCCGTACAGACCGAAACTTCGGACGGAAAACCGGCGGCCACGGAAGAGGCCGCCACCGACAAGGACGATGTCCAGTAG
- the flgG gene encoding flagellar basal-body rod protein FlgG, whose translation MMRSLWTAATGMVAMQTHIDTLSNNLANVNTAGFKKSRAEFEDLMYQTLQIAGTLNEGGGRIPTGMQVGMGVRPVTVHKYFSQGDFQNSGNPLDIAIEGDGFFLVDYNGEDAYTRAGTFKLDNDGTIVTANGHALQPAFTVPADTVNLVVTPTGRISALDKQGNELAGADLQIYTFINPAGLNAVGRNLYFETQASGAATAGTPGEDNFGTLAQGFVEGSNVELVDEMVGLIVGQRAFEINSKAITTADAMLQTAIQVKR comes from the coding sequence ATGATGCGTTCCCTGTGGACAGCCGCCACCGGCATGGTGGCCATGCAGACCCATATCGACACCCTGTCGAACAACCTGGCCAACGTGAACACCGCGGGCTTCAAGAAGAGCCGCGCGGAGTTCGAGGACCTCATGTACCAGACCTTACAGATCGCAGGCACGCTCAACGAGGGCGGCGGCCGCATCCCCACGGGCATGCAGGTCGGCATGGGCGTGAGGCCGGTGACGGTGCACAAGTACTTCAGCCAGGGCGACTTCCAGAACTCCGGAAATCCCCTGGACATCGCCATCGAGGGCGACGGTTTCTTTCTGGTCGATTACAACGGCGAGGACGCCTATACCCGCGCGGGCACGTTCAAGCTGGACAATGACGGCACCATCGTCACGGCCAACGGCCACGCCCTGCAACCGGCGTTCACCGTGCCCGCCGACACGGTGAACCTGGTGGTCACCCCCACCGGCCGCATCAGCGCCCTGGACAAACAGGGCAACGAGCTGGCCGGGGCGGACCTGCAGATATACACCTTCATCAACCCTGCGGGGCTAAACGCCGTGGGCCGCAACCTCTACTTCGAGACGCAGGCCAGCGGCGCGGCCACGGCCGGAACCCCGGGCGAGGACAACTTCGGGACCCTGGCCCAGGGCTTCGTGGAAGGCTCCAACGTGGAACTCGTGGACGAGATGGTCGGCTTGATCGTGGGCCAGCGCGCCTTCGAAATCAACTCCAAGGCTATCACCACGGCCGACGCCATGCTCCAGACGGCCATCCAGGTGAAGAGGTAG
- the flgA gene encoding flagellar basal body P-ring formation chaperone FlgA has translation MLLRRFRILIALACVAVAILASASGGVWASTGTEHRLSAEQQGRAFAIVTRQAAVARGSETLVGEVAEPFGEMPRETWERLAKVPLFRSPENGRQVVINPDVLRQLFARALGDDAARAVSIRGSLTVQRGGFVVLGEDMRRLISAYVADRAARLAGEVSVRDVSVPEAVFLPEDFSRMDVESQAELSPGRTALRLRALTADGRVLRTVPVTAFVDQWLAVPCAARPINTGDVLTPDMISHERKNVAFLKGAPVEMRPGLRAKRTIGRGLPVYAEDVEETPDVARGDIVQLVYEGRAVRLTAEAEALADGRFGETIPVRNVQSGMEIRARVVGRSTVAVR, from the coding sequence GTGCTCCTCCGGCGTTTCCGCATCCTTATCGCGCTCGCGTGCGTGGCCGTGGCGATCCTCGCCTCGGCGTCCGGGGGCGTCTGGGCCTCGACCGGGACGGAGCACAGGCTTTCGGCCGAGCAGCAGGGTCGCGCCTTCGCCATCGTCACCAGGCAGGCGGCCGTGGCGCGCGGCAGCGAGACGCTCGTCGGCGAGGTGGCCGAACCCTTCGGCGAGATGCCCAGGGAGACTTGGGAACGCTTGGCCAAGGTGCCGCTCTTCCGTTCTCCGGAAAACGGCCGACAGGTGGTGATCAATCCCGACGTGCTACGTCAGCTTTTCGCTCGCGCCCTGGGCGACGACGCCGCACGCGCCGTCTCCATCCGCGGCAGTCTGACTGTTCAGCGCGGCGGCTTCGTGGTCTTGGGCGAGGACATGCGGCGCTTGATCTCGGCCTATGTCGCCGATCGCGCGGCGCGGCTCGCGGGCGAGGTCTCGGTGCGCGACGTGAGCGTGCCAGAGGCCGTGTTCCTGCCCGAGGATTTCAGCCGCATGGATGTGGAAAGCCAAGCCGAGCTTTCGCCCGGCAGGACCGCGCTTCGCCTGCGCGCCCTGACCGCCGACGGTCGGGTGCTGCGCACTGTTCCCGTGACGGCCTTCGTCGATCAGTGGCTGGCCGTGCCCTGCGCGGCGCGGCCCATCAACACCGGAGACGTGCTGACGCCGGACATGATCTCCCACGAGCGCAAAAACGTGGCCTTTCTCAAGGGCGCGCCCGTGGAAATGCGGCCGGGATTGCGCGCCAAAAGAACCATCGGCCGGGGATTGCCGGTCTATGCCGAGGACGTGGAGGAAACACCGGACGTGGCGCGCGGAGACATCGTCCAGCTCGTCTACGAGGGGCGCGCGGTGCGCCTCACGGCCGAAGCCGAGGCGCTGGCCGACGGCCGCTTCGGAGAAACGATTCCGGTACGCAACGTGCAATCAGGCATGGAAATCCGGGCGCGCGTCGTGGGGCGCTCCACGGTTGCCGTCAGATAA
- the truB gene encoding tRNA pseudouridine(55) synthase TruB, whose protein sequence is MSVPRGLREPYPLPQLDGVLVLDKPVGPTSTHCLNAIKRLGQKKIGHAGTLDPLASGVLVVLLGQATKIATFLSGAVKTYRGALRFGLTTDTYDNTGQVLTEADWRGLDPEAVRKAVLDWTAETVQEVPAYSAAKHQGKPLYALARAGQEVPVKTKEITVFGAEALDIALPETEFRVTCSAGTYVRSLVHSLGKRFGCGAVMTALRREESRPFTLEQAVTLQEVLDEPGIVSGRLVSIPDALPDWPKAPLTAHEVAQVKNGVRLSARGQAGEGARALFCDENGAPVALAETVSEARDIRWAILRGLW, encoded by the coding sequence GTGAGCGTCCCGCGCGGCCTCCGCGAGCCGTATCCGCTGCCGCAGCTCGACGGCGTGCTCGTGCTCGACAAGCCCGTGGGGCCGACCTCCACGCATTGCCTGAACGCCATCAAGCGGCTGGGGCAGAAAAAGATCGGTCACGCCGGGACGCTCGATCCCCTGGCCTCGGGCGTGCTCGTGGTGCTGCTCGGTCAGGCCACCAAGATCGCCACATTCCTCTCCGGCGCGGTCAAGACCTATCGCGGAGCCCTCAGGTTCGGACTGACCACCGACACCTACGACAACACCGGGCAGGTACTGACCGAGGCGGACTGGCGCGGGCTCGACCCCGAGGCCGTGCGCAAGGCCGTGCTTGACTGGACGGCCGAGACAGTGCAGGAAGTCCCTGCGTACTCCGCCGCCAAACATCAGGGAAAGCCGCTCTACGCCCTGGCCCGGGCAGGGCAGGAAGTTCCCGTCAAAACCAAGGAAATAACGGTTTTCGGGGCCGAGGCACTTGACATTGCCTTGCCGGAGACCGAATTTCGTGTGACCTGCTCCGCAGGCACCTATGTCCGCTCCCTGGTCCACAGCCTGGGGAAGCGGTTTGGCTGCGGCGCCGTCATGACCGCGCTCAGGCGCGAGGAAAGCCGCCCGTTCACCCTGGAACAGGCCGTGACGCTTCAGGAGGTGCTCGACGAACCGGGAATCGTTTCCGGACGGCTCGTGAGCATCCCCGACGCGTTACCCGACTGGCCCAAGGCGCCGCTCACGGCGCACGAGGTCGCCCAGGTCAAAAACGGGGTCAGGCTCTCCGCGCGAGGACAGGCCGGCGAGGGAGCGCGCGCGTTGTTTTGCGATGAAAACGGCGCGCCCGTGGCCCTTGCCGAAACCGTGTCCGAGGCCCGCGATATTCGCTGGGCCATCCTGCGCGGCCTGTGGTAG
- a CDS encoding DHH family phosphoesterase has translation MSAVRDEIVRILREEDGFLIASHTNPDGDAIGSMAAMGWLLASLGKRFALYNRSGLPASFDWLELPAPIHTDLPAGDYPWIISLDCGDLSRVGPDMAAVWPLRSSINIDHHLGNPEFATVNWVRKSYSSTGEMVAKLARDLDVPLSGALGEAVYLSIVTDTGWFSYDSTTTHTLALASRIMELGLRPGPINAKIQNQWTPARICLMRDVLGKAVLLNKGRIGLINITKEVMQACEADIADTDGLINMLRRVRGVLIAIALREEPDGSIKFSLRSHGEVNVQQVAARFGGGGHKNASGGSVALPIEEAAANIVAACAAILPDGGETSG, from the coding sequence ATGAGCGCCGTCCGTGACGAAATCGTCCGCATCCTGCGCGAGGAGGACGGATTTCTCATCGCCTCGCACACCAACCCCGACGGCGACGCCATAGGTTCCATGGCCGCCATGGGCTGGCTGCTCGCCTCGCTGGGCAAGCGGTTCGCGCTCTACAACCGCTCCGGCCTGCCCGCGTCCTTCGACTGGCTGGAGCTGCCCGCGCCGATCCACACCGACCTGCCCGCCGGGGACTACCCCTGGATCATCTCGCTCGACTGCGGCGACCTCTCGCGCGTGGGTCCGGACATGGCCGCCGTGTGGCCGCTGCGCAGCAGCATCAACATCGACCACCACCTTGGCAATCCCGAGTTCGCCACCGTGAACTGGGTGCGCAAGAGCTATTCGAGCACGGGCGAGATGGTGGCGAAGCTCGCCCGCGACTTGGACGTTCCCCTGAGCGGAGCGCTCGGCGAGGCGGTCTACCTCTCCATCGTCACGGACACCGGCTGGTTCAGCTACGACAGCACCACCACGCACACCCTTGCCCTGGCCTCGCGGATCATGGAGCTCGGCCTGCGCCCCGGCCCGATCAACGCCAAGATCCAGAACCAGTGGACGCCCGCCCGCATCTGCCTGATGCGAGACGTATTGGGCAAGGCCGTGCTCCTGAACAAGGGACGCATCGGCCTCATCAATATCACCAAAGAAGTGATGCAGGCCTGCGAGGCCGACATCGCCGACACGGACGGACTGATCAACATGCTGCGCCGAGTGCGCGGCGTGCTCATCGCCATCGCCCTGCGCGAGGAGCCCGACGGATCCATCAAATTCTCGCTGCGCAGCCACGGCGAGGTCAACGTGCAACAAGTGGCCGCCCGCTTCGGCGGCGGCGGCCACAAGAACGCCAGCGGCGGCTCCGTCGCCCTGCCCATCGAGGAGGCCGCCGCGAACATCGTGGCCGCCTGCGCGGCCATCCTGCCCGACGGCGGGGAGACTTCCGGGTGA
- a CDS encoding DUF503 domain-containing protein gives MYIGILRMEFRLHGNDSLKGKRRVAQSLKMKLRSKFNVAVSEVGAQDEHGRLLLAAVTCGPDYKTIEGRLQKALNMVEAASDEDLADVEIEIFDDEAR, from the coding sequence ATGTATATTGGCATATTGCGCATGGAGTTTCGGCTGCACGGCAACGACAGCCTCAAGGGAAAACGCCGCGTGGCGCAAAGCCTGAAGATGAAACTGCGCTCCAAGTTCAACGTGGCCGTTTCCGAGGTCGGCGCCCAGGACGAGCACGGCAGGCTTCTGCTCGCCGCCGTGACCTGCGGCCCTGACTACAAGACCATCGAGGGGCGACTGCAGAAGGCCCTGAACATGGTCGAGGCAGCCAGCGACGAAGACCTGGCTGACGTGGAAATCGAGATTTTCGACGACGAGGCACGATGA
- the rpsO gene encoding 30S ribosomal protein S15, with protein sequence MVMTPDQKEQVIKDYAKHEGDTGSPEVQVALLTNRITYLTEHFKVHSKDFHSRTGLLKLVGQRRKLLNYLKNKDVARYRELITRLGLRK encoded by the coding sequence GTGGTCATGACGCCCGACCAGAAGGAACAGGTCATCAAGGATTACGCCAAACACGAAGGCGACACCGGCTCGCCCGAGGTGCAGGTGGCCCTTTTGACCAACCGCATCACCTACCTGACCGAACACTTCAAGGTCCATTCCAAGGACTTCCACTCCCGCACGGGTCTGTTGAAGCTCGTCGGCCAGCGCCGCAAGCTGCTCAACTACCTGAAGAACAAGGACGTCGCGCGTTACCGCGAGCTGATCACCCGGCTCGGGCTGCGCAAGTAG